The genomic interval AGAAGGTCCGTGGGAATCAAGGCTAGTCCACGTGTCTTGGGTCGAATCCGGCCACTTATCCGCGTCACCGAACACACTCCAGTCACAGCGGATGACCGCCGTCCGCCGGGTTTCGAGCTTCTGCTTCGATCACGGCCGGACTCGTGACCTTGATGCAGCGTCAGGACATGCCGTGGCTTTGCATCCAGCCACGAGCCCACGAATGGGGAGGTATGGCGACCAAGACGCCCGAACGGCAAGTGTGGACGGCAACGTCGTTTGGACTACGCCGACACCGAGCCCCCCTCCCCCCCTCGGCCAGAGGGCTCCGGACGATCCTTCGTGTAGACAACAGGAGCCGGCAGACGGCGTAGGGGATCCGCCCCCGCAGAAAGTCAAGTCGAGCGCGCGGCGGGACGGCCCCTGCCCACCCAATGCCTGCCGTCTGCAATCGCGGAAGCATGCCTTGCTGGCCGATGTCGTGAAGCACTTCTGGAAGAAGCTCGACATCCGCGGTGTTCGGCGAGCGGGTTACGGCTACAGGCAGTTCCCGGAAGGAGATCTTGCAGCTGATCAGCTTCAGGCGCATGCCTCGCTCTGACCGACCGGGCTACAGCCATCTCCAAAGAAAAGCCCCGGGATCAGCTCCCGGGGCTCTGGAATTTGCCTCCGCCCAGGCATTCGAGCGGAAGTGACTCACGGCTGGAGGCGACAAGCCGCCCCCGCTACTCACCCGGCCGCGGCTGCGAACTCGCCGCAACCGGTCACCCATCGCCGGCTAGGCAACGAGCTTCCGTGCGATGGTCACGGCTCCGTTGGCGTTATCGCTGTAGCCGTCGGCGCCGACCTCGTTGGCGTAGTCCTGGGTGACAGGAGCGCCGCCGACGATGACCTTGACCTTGTCCCGCAGTCCGGAGGACTTGAGGGCCTCAATCACGGTCTTGATAAATGGCATCGTCGTTGTCAGCAGGGCGGACAGAGCGATGACGTTGACGCTCTTCTCCTTGACCGCGGCGATGAACTTTTCAGCACTGACGTCGACGCCCAGATCGACCACCTCGAACCCGCCGCCCTCGAGCATGGATGCGACCAGGTTCTTGCCGATGTCGTGCAGATCGCCCTTGACCGTGCCGATCGCCACCCGGCCGACAGGCTTAGCCCCGCTCTTGGCCAACAGCGGGCGGATGATCTCCATGGCGTTCTTCATCGCTCGAGCGATCAGAAGGAGTTCGGGCACGAACAGCTCGTTGGCCTCGAACTTAGCGCCGGCTTCGCTCAGAGCGGGGACCATGTGCTTGTACACCAGGTCGCCGGGGGCGATCCCGCCTTCCAGGGCTTCCTTGGTGACGGCCACCACGGTCTTTGCGTCGCCGGCCAACAG from Phycisphaerae bacterium carries:
- a CDS encoding corrinoid protein — protein: MSDLKKLHDALLAGDAKTVVAVTKEALEGGIAPGDLVYKHMVPALSEAGAKFEANELFVPELLLIARAMKNAMEIIRPLLAKSGAKPVGRVAIGTVKGDLHDIGKNLVASMLEGGGFEVVDLGVDVSAEKFIAAVKEKSVNVIALSALLTTTMPFIKTVIEALKSSGLRDKVKVIVGGAPVTQDYANEVGADGYSDNANGAVTIARKLVA